The following nucleotide sequence is from Oligoflexus sp..
GTATTCCTTCAAAAAAGTCCTAAAAGATTCTGCACGGGATTTGATGTGAGGTAGGGGTTTGCTGCTGGCAACCTTTGAAAGTCGTCGCAGAAAATTCCTGTGACCACCGGTCTCTTCACCCGCGACGTTGAGGATGGCTATTATAGTCTTCAAAACATGCACGTCGTAATGTGATGTACGCCCACGAATTGCAATCGTCTTGTTCAGAACCTCGCGCACGCTGTTGTGATCAAGGTTTATCATGTCGATCCTTTGGGTACCAAAGAATGGGTGTTTAGTGATAAAAGAATAAAATGCCTGCAAGTAGGAAAGAGCAGAATTGACTCGCATCTCGCGGTCGCTCGACCACCTCTCATAACCGCGCCTGAGAAATTCCTGGAGAGCTTGTTGAACCTTCGGCGTTGTGTGGGTGGAAACGTCGGCAATTTTATTCTGCAAGTGTTCTTCAAAACTCTGCATTTTCCCCTCGCTTCCCTGTCGATCCATTTTTATCCATAGTCGGCAAAATCCAAAATCGCTAAAATTTCTTGGTCACAACCTGGCATAAGGCCATCAGTTTTACCAGTCCCGCCAGCAACTATTTGCAGAGTAAAGAGGCCTTAAAACCAGAGTGAGCCTACCATCGGGCAGATGGTCAGCCTAAAATTCGTCTCGCATGGTCGATATGAATGCAGCGCCTGATTTTTCGTTGGCCGGAAATCTAATTTATGTCCTCAGTGCTTTTAATGGTGGTGCCGATCAGGTAGAAAACGGGAGGAACGCTATGGGATTTCTTGTTGGAGCTTATCTAATTTGGTTGGTATCAAGAGTCGTTTACGCGTTTTTCTGGGGATACTTTACTGCGAAGCGACTCCAGAAAATGGCCCGCATCCAGCGACAGGAACACCAAAACTGGGCAGACGATGACATCGTTACAATTGATGTCACCGGAGCCAACATCAAGAGGATGCTGGAACGATGAAGAAGGTAGCGATATTCCACGTAAACCAGTTGAAAACAACCCATACTGCTCTTGCTGTTGCCGACCTTACGTTTCCTGATCTTTGCAATTTTGACCCTCTTTTCAAATCATCTGTAATGCTGAAGGAATTTTTTCAAAAACCAGAAGTCGTCTCTATCATGATCATGCTGTACGAGAAGCCATCGGGAGAATGCAATAGATTTGTTGGCGCAAGCACCAAGGAATGGCCGGACGATGAGGCCATCAAACGCAGCGCTATTGAGATGGCTGAGGCAAGGCAGATCAGGCTCACCTTTCACGACTCAGCCGCTCTGCGGAAAATTCTGCCGATGAAGCGAGAAGATCGAGAATACCTGAAAGCCCTATTAAGGAATCCAAACCTGCGAGATTGAAAATGCCAGAAAGAGTTGATGAAGGTCTCAAAATTTTAAGTATCAAAGATCATCTGATCACCTTTGAAATGGATGGAGTTCCGTGGCAGGTAAGTCTCAAGCGCTGGAAGAAGCAATGGAGGCAGCTGGAGGACCAAGATCTTTCAAAAGCAAGATTCAGGGATGGGATGCTGGAGTTGCCTTTGCTTGACGTTCGGATTCCGATCAGCTTTCTGAAGCGGCTTGCGACGTGGAAGCCACCAATGAAAATATATTCAATTAAAATCGTCGCCGATTGGATCATTGAGGCCACGTTTGACGATGGAACTACCAGGCGTGCCGACGTGCGCGACATCCCATTCTCCGGGGCTTTTCTCCGTATCAAGACGGATCTGGATTTCTTTTACACTTGCCACGAGGAGGGCCTGTTCCCGTGTTGGGGCGATCTAACGCTGGATTCAGATTTCCTTCACAAAAATTCCAAACCTGTCGAGGAGAAAAAATGAAAACCCATGTTGTGTCGAATCTCGTAATCGATGGACCAGTTTTCTCCTTTCAACTCGACGGAGAAAATATGCAGGCTGATCTCCGTGACTGGCCTGATCTCTGGAAGCAGCTTTCAGGTGCGGACCTTTCAGGGGCGCGGCTGATGAGTGATGTAATTCATTTTCCAGATCAAGACATTCACATCGAGGCGGTGGACCTTCTAATTTTGGACAAAATCGGCGAACCTGGGAAACTGGACGTTATCAGTTCCACCACTCAGCCAAATGGAACAATTGTTACTCAGGGCTTTGTGTGGGAGGAAGGGTTCAGCTACCGGGAAAAGGAATTGATTGAAGTCGAGGGCATAATAGTGACAAGAGTGAATATTGTGCCGGACAGCAAGAACGAGGTTCCTCCGCTCTACTCCCTTCCGATGTTATCCAGTTTCGTAGATGATTCAAAACCAACAGAGATATGGTGCCAAGGCTTTCGATACTACAACAATATCCATAAATGGAAACCTTCTACCTGAAGGACTGATGGATGCAGGAATCAATAGAAACAAGGTGCGACGAATGCGTGTGAAAGAAATGTTAATACGACTAAAGGGAGAAGCGCCTATAGAACGGGCAAGGGCCAATAGTTCCACTGATGTTCAGGATGAATTCCGCACAGAAAGGGGGGCAACATTGATCGACCTTGATGATGAGATGGGCTTTGCAATGTCGGCTTTGGATGAAAGTGATACCGGGTTGCCAGGGTTGGTCATCCTGGTGTTCGATGACAGATATATTTCAACGAAGCCCCACCACGAGCCTCAGATTTGGGTCACCACGGCGGAATCAACGAAAGTGCTTGCACGCATCAGCATCGAGACCGTTCCTCATATCCTGGACGGCAACCTTTCAGATGAGGTGCTGGCCGACGTGAGAAGATTTCTGGTTAAAAGCAAAGACGTGCTGGTGGCCTATTGGAACGGAGGGGTGAGCACGAAGAAAATGCTTGAGGGTATCAAACCCGTGACTGATGGCGAATAAGGCGCGGGACAGCGGAGTCAGTCCCTGGAGAGGAGCGATCGTCCTATGAAACCCTGGTGAGATTGAGAAGCCGGCAACCGCGCTGATCGTCATATGGGAGTGGTCCGTGGCTCCCGTAAAATTTTGTCAGCCTTGTCCGGGTTTTGTAAGAAGAGAGCATATTCACCCTCGGTGAGTCCGAGGAATTCAAAAACGGATTCGTAAGTTTCTGCAATGTGCCACTGGCTAACAAAATCGGGAAAATCAATCGCGTTGAGTTCGTGGGCTTTGAATCTGTCGAAGAACTTTTTCATTTCTATTCCTCCATGGGGCTTTTCGGCACAGACGCTTTGATCCTAAACTGCCCTGCCAACAACCTAAAGGAAAACGAATTTACTTCAACGACTGATGGGACACGGGAGCGGGTAGGTCGTTCTGGGATTCTGTTCTCCTCAAAGCCAACCAAAGCGAACACTCATCCAAAGGCTCTGTCGGAACATTTCCTTCAATTTTCTTGTCGTTCTCAAGAGTTCCACCGCGCCAATGGTTTTCCTAAGACATAACGGAACACAAAATGTCCTTGGAAGTTTTCCGTGTCCAGTGGCAAACCCACCTCGTGAATCAATAGTGGAGGGCGATAAGTAGAAAATTTGGAAGTGACTCTATATCTGCAACGATCATGGGCTGATGCACTGCGCCTCTTTGCTGGTCAGTTTCCCTTGCCACAAGATAACGGCGAAAACGATGTCCTGGGCAATCGTCTTCTGTGCGGCATACGGGAGCTTGCTGATGCCATTGATGAAGCGCTCGCTGGACCAACGACGAAGGACGAGCATGAACTGTTGCCTATACCAGTACCAGTAGATTGATGCGGCCTGACACGCTTCTGTGATCGCAGGACACAGACCAGCGCCGCGTGCGTTATCCAAGGCCACAAGTAAGCCTGTTGCCTGCTGCGCCAGCCCGGAGGGCAAAGTGCGGAACGGCAGACACCATAAGTGAGATGTCCAGCCTGTAAAACCCTTCACAGTGTTTTCTTTTTTCCAGTTAGCCCCGCCAAGGCCGAAGGACTGGCGTGGGCGTCTCCTCCTCCTTTTCATAGGAGTAGAGAAGGAATAAAGGCTTAACCACGGGGTTTTGAGGGTGAGATAACAGGTGGCTTCTGTCTTTTCACAAGGGGCTTCAAGGGAAATAACCCCTGGGCTTCTTCATAATTGGAATATTCCTGCCCTGGATTACTGCAATCGAAATGGAACCCTAAGGGTTTCGCCTGTCTCCTACCTCAAAGAGGTCTGCATCCACTAAAAGCACAGCATGGTCGGAGACAGCCCCATCGGTGCCAGCCACCCTGAGACCACTTATCTCTGTCACATACTCAGCCCGTAAGAGCCGAAAGTCCTTACTGATGAAAGCATGATCAAGACAGGTCTTCTTCTTATCTGCTCGTGGGAAAAAACTGAATCCCGTTGAAGGAGTGGCAAGGGAAAATCCAAGCTCAGACAGTTTTTGAACGGGATCAGACCACTTCCACTTCGGAAACCTCCGATTCCTCGAATCGACATTGAAGTCCCCGATAATGACCAAAGGTAGTTCACGGACAGAAGAAGCACTTGCCAAAACCCATTCCCACCACAAAAAGTGGTGTTCCTTTTTTACAGGTAAAGGAAGCCTGACGCCAAGAATCTCAATCCCGACAGAAGGAAGTCGAACATGCAAGGCGTTGGGTGTCATCGCTTTCATAAGTGAGGGTGCAACCAAGTCCCCCTTGGTCAACGGAAACCTGGATGCGATGAAAATTGTGTTATGACCACGTAGGTGTTCAGAGATAATGGTGAAAGGATAGCCGCCATCAGAAAGCGCCTGATAGAAGGCGGTTCGGGATTTTCCAGGCACAAACTCTGTGATAATCATAACGTCCGCCTCTAACGCAAGCAGAGCTTCGATCAAACCACTTCTGATGGGGACTTCTTTGGTTCGGTGGTTCACATTCCAGGTAATGATGCGCATGGCAGTTCCAGGCAAAGGATCGCGTTATTGGTTTTATTGACCAAGGCACCAAGAATCGGACTATAGACAGTTCTTCACCAAACAGGTCAGCGCCAGGAACAGGTCAGCATCAGGAAGATACTTTAAGCCCTCAGATGGTGCGAGCCAAGCCACATTTCTGGCAAAAAGTCAGACCAGAACTTCAAGTTCTTCAACAATTTTCTGGCAAAGGCTTGCAAAAGATTCTACGTCTTCTGCGTAAAGATCCAACGTGCGTCCTGTTTCTGAATTCGGATCGTGAGCTTGGTAACTTTCGTCAACAATCCCAAGGTTGTGGCCTATGACGTGGCGCTTTCGAGAAAGAATGTTTAGCTGGTTTCGTTCAACGTCCGTCATAACTCTATATGGATCATGACCCAATTCGTGGAAGAGTTTTTCAGCGCGTTCCGCATTCTGAAAAGCGTTCCCAACCTTCCTCTTTTTCTCCCATCTATCAGGATGACGTTTCTTCAAGATATAAAGAAAAACGGTTTTTTGGTACATTTCAAACGCAGACAAAACATCCTCATGGGCGTTTCCAAGGAGCCTATAAGCATATTCCCGTTGCCCCTCATGGCTTCTCGCTTCGGCGTCATTGATTTGCTGAGCAACCAATTCTAGCTCTCTGGAAAAATGCACCATGAGGTTTTTTGATCCACAATCGGGACAGAATAGTCCAACGGCAAATATGCCGTACTTGCGGGTGCAATAGCTGCATGAAAGGTTCCGAAGCAAATCTTCGCGGTAGGCGCTTGGTTCTCGAACTGGAGGACTTATCAGCTTCATCTCCATCTTTATGAAGCTGTTTCTTTTTTGTACTCGGTTAAAATCTGCTGCCATTTTGGACAAGTAGTTGGTGATATCACGCTGCAAAGCTGCAGTAATCTTTCCTTTGGCATACTCGTGATCCACTGGATCTATAAAATCATGGTCGTCAGCATCAATCCCGCAGTAAGGGCAAGTGCAACCACTGGTCCCCGGTTCCCTGCGTGGACTCAACGAGGCATCTTGGTTTGATGCGTCCCCAGATAAATCGCCAAGCAGGAAACGCCGTGGTGTGCAGCTGGCGTTCGGGCACCTCCTCAAGGTCATGCCTTCGGCACTTTTAGGTGCAGAGACAGAGACGGTCATTTTGTTGGAAAAGCCGGATTTGGAGAGTCTCCTGAGGTTTTTGAAATCTATTTTGCTCACTTGCTTCACCTCTTTGGCAACACCGACGGTTTTTTCGTGGCAGGCGTCCACTTTAAAAGGCGCCCTTCAGGGGTACAACCATAAATCACCATAAAATGGATGGAGCATTCTCCAGGAAAGACGTTTAGATGATGTTTGGCAAAAATCCCTATCTGAATGCTATTTGTGGACCAATCGACCATTAAAGCAGTCGCTGGCCAATATTCTCATCTTACTGATAGCTGCTAACTCCATGAGAGATTGCTTTTCACAGTAGCACTTGTATGTGTGGATCTGTTCATTAGGGTTCTGCTGGTTATTCACTCAACTTCAGAGGTGCGCCATGCAATCAAGCCCTTGTCGGGAAAAGTGGACTTCAGTCGGCATCGGCAGAACTATGCCTTGGCCTCCAGTAGAGGTGAGAACGGACTTCCAGGGTTTTCTCGTTTGTCTTGCTGCCTGAGACTGACTCCAACCTGCCCACGCTTGCGGTTGAACATGACTCCAAGGGCATCAGTTCTGTGGAGTCGTTCAAAGCGCCGCGTGTTTGTTCAAAGCCACGAGTAAGCGGTCCAAATCAGGAACCTCAGGTCTGCTGAGGTGATCCGACTCAGCATCCAAATTATCACATCTTGATTCCTGAGTTCCTGACTACTAAGGTCATGTCAAGCCCCCACTTAATGAGAAGTGACAGCATCTCAGATTCAGTGAGGCTATTTTTCTCTGCGAGTTTCTTCATTTGGATAGCACTGACATCGTCTAAAGAAACAACATACTTTGAAGAGGAGACTTGATTTTTTCTGCTGACAACGGGCATCCCTTTTGGGATCGGTTCACCGTTTGGCAAGACAACATATTTCATATGCCGAAGATGGTCAAACCAGCTTTCGGTTTCCGTACCCGATGTGGTTCCAGCCCTCCGCATCAAATCAAAATATCCAGGACCAGGGACTTCCGTATTCTTTCCAACGACAACTGATGATCTCCAGGGTCGATCCAGGCTAACGTCTTCCGCAGTAAGCGCCATCAAAGCCAGTCCTAGACTCCGATGCCGAGGGTTATTGAGACCAAGACTGGCTGACAAACTCTCATAATCGACGTAAGCGCGAGCGGATACAGCTTTATCCAATATGCTGCCTGTTTGTGTGATATATCCGGGCATCTTAAGCGTTTTGGGCAATTCCTTTGCCAGTTGGGTAAAAATCAACTTCACTTCTGCTGAAAATTCCATTTCTATTTACCCCTAAATTTAGGCGTATAATGATTCTAATATACTTCCGATCATGATTGTGTCAATCGGGAAAAATTCTTTGATATTATTGTATTATTTTATATAACGCCTAATTTATAATTTTTTTGAGAAAACCATAGACATTTTTTTAAGGCCGTTTTACTTTGCAGCGGCTTGTCCGCCGAGGAATGGAACAAGCGTTTTAACACCTTGCCCAGGAGTTGTAGAACGCTGTGTGGCAACGGGAATACCAGAGGATGAATTTCGCCGCTACGTCGTGCAACCCTCATAAACGGAAACGAAATGCCAAGGGAAACCCTTCTTTTTCTAATCGATGACTACTGGGTAAACATAAAGTGCCGGAGAAGCCTAAACTCACTTCTTGGCGAAAAACAATATCTCAATGCAACGCTTCACCTGATTGAATATGCCTACGAACGAAACATATCTGGGGCAGCCAAAAGGTATCGTGAAATTGCGAGTGACGCTGTGAAACGCCACCTTACCGGTCGGCAGAGATGGTCCGAAGGTTCTGAGGAGAAGCTGTGGAAAGCCTTTGAATCGCGTTGTAAAAAGCCAGCTGGTAACAGAAAGGCAATCAAGCGAAATCCTTTAGTAGACCCTCTCCGCCCCAGTTCAAAGACCAAGGTGAATCTGATAACGTTCATATGGAATCTGAAGGAAGACAATACTGTGGCAAGCTGGGCATTCAGCCTTATATCTGCGGGGAAAGCCAGAGAGGCTTACCGAAAGCTGAAAACAATATATGGAATTCGGCACAAAATCGCAGCGTTCTATCTGCGGGATATTTTTTGGCTAGGCCATTCTTTAAATCCCCCTTTGAAAATGAAAAACCCTGTAGACGCCAAGTATTTGCAGCCTATTGATGTTTGGATACTGCGGGCGACGAAGGCCCTTGGGGTAAAGAATCCATCAAGGCAGGACTGTATTGAAGCCATGCTTGCGATTGAAAAAGAATACAATCTGCCGTTTGGTGGTGCAAATATTGCATTTTGGAATCTCGGGGCCACTTATATTGGTAACGAGAAGGACTTTAAGGTAGTAGTGAGCCAGCTGTTTGGAAAACAAAACCATTCAGATACTTCGAGAGTGGAAAACGCTATCCAGTACATGAAACGCGTTTCAAAGTTTGAAAAGCATATTTCTGACTCTTTTGCGCGAAAAAGGTTGTCCATCTAAATTCCGTCTGAATCCAGCTGTAACAACTTCCAGAAGGGACCTAGAACAGTGCCTATCGTCATTCCAGAAGTGGACCAAATGGCTGCTGACCTTGGCCAGGACCTCCTGCTGGTCGATTTCCAGTCAGAATCCGACAAGCGCAAGTATACTTATAATCGGGATGCCCGCGACCTGTTCTTGGCTTGGCTGAAGCAGCACCCGCAAATCCGTTTCAAAGAGGCTTATCCACCACTTGATCCCGGAATCATCATCTGTCCTTATCCCGGCACCATAGCGGTCGTGGCCTGCAAAGAAAAGCAGCCAGACATCTATTCATTGGTGGTCAAAGCATGGGAGAACCCGGACGGCACTCCAAAGCATCCACCTACCGTGCTGTATATCGTTGAAAAAGGTTTTCGCACGAAGAGGTAGAATGCCCTTGAAGAGCGATAGGAACCGACATCTTTGATCGCTCAACTTTTCCAAAAATGGAAGATCATTCATGGGCGCAGGCTTGCGCTATAAATATGGGCATTCAGCTTTCCTGTCTGAATGGGCGTTCCTTAAGTGAAGCCGTGAATGAATGAGTTCTAAAGGCTGTCGGATGTGATATCCGTATCCAGCTTTCCAAAGCGGTTTATGCTAAAATATCGAATAAGGACTGTACTCAGCATGCTGAAAAAAGAAGATCTGCTCATTAACATTGGGACATGTCTTGAAAAGAATCTCGTCTCCGAGGAAAAACGCCGCAAAGTGATATCACGAATCGCAGCAGGTGCAGCATTTGAGTCTTGGCTATCAATTGAAACTCGACTGGCAATCGAAGAAAATCGAGTTGAACTTCAGCTTGATAGCATAATCGAAAACCATGGTCATTCACACTTTCGCTTTGGCGTCGATAATGAGCTAGCGAAAGTGGATCTTGGTATAGTCGAATATTCTTCCAAACCAATGAACTGGGATTGGCTGCTAGCATTAGAGTTTAAGTTGTTGCACAACAACAAGAATTGGCCGAAGCAGTGTGCTGGAATTTTTTCCGATATTTTCCCAGATCCATCGTCCAAGAAAGCGGAAATCATGCCTCGGATGGGGCGTTTCGCTATTGTTGGGGTTGTAGGCAAAGTATACCTGGAATTCGCAGGTGGTTATCCAGGACAAAGATCCGACCTTGAAGAATGGGAAAAGGAAGTCTGGTCTCATCTCTATTCCCTGACAGACAGTTTTGGAAATAAGTTGAAGAGTCTATGGTCCAGCCACAAATTTAGACTGGATGGCTCTGATTTTCTGGTCAAACCGACTGATGTCCAGCACTTTTTTCAATTTCATATCATCGGATCGGCAGCACCCGATTAACCTGTCACTCAGAGATCTTTTCAATGGTTGAACGGTGTCCAGCCCGGAATCCTTTGGTTGCGGACAGCGTTTGCCGAATGCTTTCTGGTAGGACTATGATCGCTGCTACAACCCCTAAAAAACAAGTGTCGGCTACCGCTCTGAAAAAACGTATCGCCCGACAGCAGCCGAGCGACACGATGAGGTGGGATTGTCATTACAGACAAAAGGATTCAGCAGCCGCTCCGGTTGGAAGCGACCAGCAGAGATCGAACTGTTTTTTTACCTTAGCGAGGAGTGCGGCGGACGCACAGAGATCCACTCGCATCTTTCATTCAGAAAATGAAGCTCAAATTCCCCAGCAGAAGCGTGGCTCCGACATCCGTCGCCTTTGATTTGGCATCTCTGATCAGCGATTTCACCCCTGAATAGTATCGGGACGGGTCAGCTTCATCAGTCGTCAGCCAGGAATCCTCCGGCTCGTCATATTTGTGCAGAACCTTTCCGTGTGATGAGAAAGGAACGGATATCCCAAGCCAATCGACTCCGGCTTTGTACCAGCTGCCAGACCAGTAGTTCCCGATGCCTGCGTACAGGCTATAAACAGTGCTATCGACTTTGACCTGACCACGTCGCATGAGGTTCTGCTTATCGCTGATGTCGATCCGCCCTACGCTTTTCTTTTGATCCAGTGCGCCGGTAACGGAGAGGGTTTCAAGCACGCGGTACCGGCCAAAGGCTGACAATTCATCGGAACGGGTTTCGCTTCCTTCAAAATAAAGGCGTGTAGACTTGAAATCTTTTTTATACGAATCCACGTCCTCTTCCAAACCGGAAAACCACCTGACGCCTGCAGTGAAACGATCAGAAACGTCCGCAGATAGCCCAAGGCCAGCGCCGACTGCGGAGTTGTAGACACCCAGGTATGCGTCGGGGGACAAAGTGATGTGCTTGTTGGTCTCGATGTCAGTGCTTCTACCTTCTGATGCCATGACTACAAGCGATACAAGAGCTATAACAATTTTTGAAGCTTTCACGGAAGACCATCCTGCTCAGGGCATCATTGCGAGAACGATGCCCAACAATTTATTATTCGATTCGGGATTGTTCACAGCAGTATTGGCTTCGCACGCTCATCCGCTTCCTTGAGGATCTGTTCTGGAGTTAGATCTCGCTTATCCCAAAAGATAAGATCGGAGGCTTCTGGATATGCAGTGCTTAAGTAATTCATCATCTCCTGGTTTTTTGCATCAGAACCGTATCCGCCGTTCTGAAATTTTTTCACGATTTCGAGACATTCACTGTAGGATGGTTTATTTGCCATAATGGTAAACTCTCTCCAATATTTCTTTGTGAAATCGTGGCGTGACTATCGCCATATTACTCATATCGTAAACACTGCCACCAACCCGAATCGGTGTGATATGGTGTATTTCATAAAGTCCTCGTTCACCGACGGCTTGAGTTTTTGCTGCGAATGGAGCGTTCCCGCCAGCCATCAGCGTCTTATTGGAATTAGAGAATTCATTCGCATACTTTGTCTCGGAAACCGCCGTCCAAAACTTCTCACGAAACTGATCGAAATCTTTAAATGACTTACCTTCAAGTTTCGCGGCCACTTCCTGAGGAATCAGGCCAGCATTCCCTTGAGTTCCTCGCATCATTTTCTCGGAGTTATACAGCGGCCTGGAATTCGTCGCAACACCAGGGGTCTTTCTTGGTCCCTTCGCGGATAAGTCAGCGGTTTCTTTAGCCGCGCTAACTGTGTCAATGCCTTTGGCGACGCTTCCACCCTGATCAACGCCCTGCGCAACAACCATTAAGTCTTTGATATCGTCGACGGACCTGGCTCCAGTCTTTGCGGCAGCTTCCAGAACTTCCACGGCTTCTTTACCAGCCTGTGTGATCTTTTCGCTTTCCTGGGCTGTTTTGGCTGTCGTAGCCATCACGCCGATCATGTTCCCGGCTTTTGCGAGTGCGCCAAATTTGGCAATTCCACCCGTAAGGGCACCTGCGATTGCCATCCCGCGCTCGAACTTCGTCAGTTCCTTGCCGGTAAGCAGGTTTTTGCCGGTAATGGATTCATAAACGTCTTTTGCCCAGCCCACGCCTGGTGTCAGCGATAATGCAGCATCGGCTGCGGCCATCCCAATTTCGTACCAAGCGTTGCCTTCAACGACATTTCCGGCTCTGTAGCTGATTTCAGCCTCATCGAGCGCCGCATCTCCAAAATCAAGAAGTGTTTTTCGCACCCCGTAGTCGGCTGCATTGGGGTCAAGTTTTCCTCTCGCATATTCCAGGTATTTTCGCCCGTTCGCCACTTTCTGATGTTCAGGATAGATACCATCACCGCGTCCTTTGCCCATTCCATCAAACACAGATGGATCTGGAGTTGGAATACCGTCGAGAATTCCGCGCGTGCGGGTGTTGTAACGTCCGCGAAATTCTTCCAAGTCTTTCTCGCGCGAAGCAATGCCAAACTCTTTCCAACTCTCTTCCAGTAAACCCCAGCTTTCCTCAGCAGACCGCCTGTCGTCTGCAACGGCAACGCCATAACCTTCAGCCTGTGCCCAGAGGTTTTGCATTTCATTGAGGAGACGCTTGGCCTCGCGCTTCTTGCGTCGATTCTCTGCATTATTGCCGTTCAGTTCATTTTTAAGGCCATCCCAGCCTTTACCGATTTCGTGCCCCCAATGGGATAATGTGTCACCAACACCTTTGAGAGTACCGCCGCTGCCGCCATTGCCAGGCCCGTGTCCAGGATCATTCTCGGGGTTCAGTCCACTTCCACCCAAACCACCAGGACAATTTGCAGCACCATCGCACGCATCATTCGCTGGCTGGGTGGAGTTATCGTCATTGCCAGAGCCGTTCTCTGAACCAGACCCGGGCCTGGAGGTGCCGCCCGGATTCGGATTGTCTTTGTGGCAATCAATCGGGACAATCGTCCCAGTGCAGTAGTTTGTACTACTTTCTTTTGTTACATGGATGCTGCATGAACCT
It contains:
- a CDS encoding endonuclease/exonuclease/phosphatase family protein, which gives rise to MRIITWNVNHRTKEVPIRSGLIEALLALEADVMIITEFVPGKSRTAFYQALSDGGYPFTIISEHLRGHNTIFIASRFPLTKGDLVAPSLMKAMTPNALHVRLPSVGIEILGVRLPLPVKKEHHFLWWEWVLASASSVRELPLVIIGDFNVDSRNRRFPKWKWSDPVQKLSELGFSLATPSTGFSFFPRADKKKTCLDHAFISKDFRLLRAEYVTEISGLRVAGTDGAVSDHAVLLVDADLFEVGDRRNP
- a CDS encoding pre-toxin TG domain-containing protein, which gives rise to MKQLLILMTFLLSIVSCRAWTPADQADYDKHCPKGSCSIHVTKESSTNYCTGTIVPIDCHKDNPNPGGTSRPGSGSENGSGNDDNSTQPANDACDGAANCPGGLGGSGLNPENDPGHGPGNGGSGGTLKGVGDTLSHWGHEIGKGWDGLKNELNGNNAENRRKKREAKRLLNEMQNLWAQAEGYGVAVADDRRSAEESWGLLEESWKEFGIASREKDLEEFRGRYNTRTRGILDGIPTPDPSVFDGMGKGRGDGIYPEHQKVANGRKYLEYARGKLDPNAADYGVRKTLLDFGDAALDEAEISYRAGNVVEGNAWYEIGMAAADAALSLTPGVGWAKDVYESITGKNLLTGKELTKFERGMAIAGALTGGIAKFGALAKAGNMIGVMATTAKTAQESEKITQAGKEAVEVLEAAAKTGARSVDDIKDLMVVAQGVDQGGSVAKGIDTVSAAKETADLSAKGPRKTPGVATNSRPLYNSEKMMRGTQGNAGLIPQEVAAKLEGKSFKDFDQFREKFWTAVSETKYANEFSNSNKTLMAGGNAPFAAKTQAVGERGLYEIHHITPIRVGGSVYDMSNMAIVTPRFHKEILERVYHYGK